Proteins from a genomic interval of Thamnophis elegans isolate rThaEle1 chromosome 2, rThaEle1.pri, whole genome shotgun sequence:
- the SOCS3 gene encoding suppressor of cytokine signaling 3: MVTHSKFPTTGMSHPLDTSLRLKTFSSKSEYQLVVNAVRKLQESGFYWSTVTGGQANLLLSSEPIGTFLIRDSSDQRHFFTLSVKTESGTKNLRIQCEGGSFSLQSDPHSSHPVPRFDCVLKLVHHYMPLPEPQQGQASHPRRAYYIHSGEEKIPLVLNRPLSSTVSTLQHLCRKTVNGHLDSYEKRTQLPAPIKDFLDQYDATF; this comes from the coding sequence ATGGTCACCCACAGCAAGTTCCCCACTACCGGGATGAGCCACCCGCTGGACACCAGCCTGCGCCTCAAGACGTTCAGTTCCAAGAGCGAATATCAGCTGGTGGTGAATGCTGTGCGCAAGCTGCAGGAGAGCGGCTTCTACTGGAGCACGGTGACAGGTGGTCAAGCCAACCTGCTCTTGAGCTCCGAGCCTATTGGCACCTTCCTCATCCGTGACAGCTCAGACCAGCGCCACTTCTTCACTCTAAGCGTGAAGACTGAGTCAGGCACCAAAAACCTGCGGATCCAGTGTGAAGGAGGCAGCTTCTCACTCCAGAGTGATCCGCACAGCAGCCACCCTGTGCCCCGCTTTGACTGTGTTCTCAAACTCGTCCATCACTACATGCCCCTCCCTGAGCCACAGCAAGGGCAGGCATCGCACCCTCGACGTGCCTACTATATCCACTCAGGTGAAGAGAAGATCCCGCTGGTGCTGAACCGCCCCCTCTCCTCCACTGTCTCCACTCTACAACATTTGTGTCGCAAGACTGTCAATGGGCACTTGGATTCCTATGAGAAGAGGACCCAGCTTCCTGCTCCCATCAAAGACTTCTTGGACCAGTACGATGCGACTTTCTAA